The window GGCCCGTCAGGATCTGGAGGAGTACCTCCGCAACGAGGTGTGCAAGACCGAGCACGCCGAGATCCGCGAGCATCTCGAGAACTGCCCGTCCTGCCGGGACGAGGCGCTCGTGGCCACCACCCTCACCGAGGTCGTGGCGCGCGCCTGCAAGGAGACCGCTCCCGAGGAGCTGCGCGACCAGGTGTTCGCGCGCCTGCGCGAGGTGCAGGCCGCGCAGCACTGACTGGCCCGCTCGCGCGTCGGCGGCGGCCAATAGGCTGGTCGCATGGCCCTCATCGATGCACGCGGGATCCCCGCCGATCAGACCTCCGTCGACCGTCTGGCAGGGGAGGGGCTCGACTACCGGGTGCTCGACCTGGATGACGCCGCGGCGGTCGAAGCGTTCCAGCGCGCGCTGGCCCGTGGCTTCCTGGGCGCGGAACCCACCGCCGAGACTCTTGCGGACGGGCTGCCCACCGTGCGCGGCCGCCGCAACATCGGGGTCTATGAGCGCGACGTGGCGACCGCGCCGCACCCCGTCGCCACGATCGACTCCTGGGTGACGCCCATGACGGTGCCCGGCGGCGAGATCGGCCTGTGGGCGATCAGCGGGGTCACGGTCTCCGGGACGCACCGGCGCCGCGGTATCGCCCGCGCCCTGCTGGAGGGCGAGCTGCGCGCCGCCGCAGACGCCGGGGTCGCGGTCGCCGGGCTCACGGCATCGGAGGCGACGATCTACGGCCGCTACGGATTCGGGTCTGCCGTGCCGGTCGCGCGGTTCACGGTCGATACGCGGCGCGCGGGCTGGGACGGCCCCGCACCGCAGGGGCGCATCGAGTACCTGGATCGTGAGCAGCTCGCGCAGGAGCTCGGCGTGGTGCACGAGCGCTCGCGCGGTGCGCGGTCGGGACAGGTGCCGGGGTGGCGTGCGCGCTGGACGGGCCTCGCCGGTCTGCAGTCGTCGGACACCGACCGTGACCGCGTGCGGGGCGTGCGACACGTCGACGCCGACGGCGTGGTCCGCGGCGTGATGGCGTACGCGGTCAGCGAGAAGGGCGAGTCGTTCCGGTTCGCCCTGCACGTGCGACTGCTGGTCGCCGAGACTCCGGAGTCGATCGCGATGCTGTGGCGGTTCGCGCTGCAGCACGACCTGGTGGACGAGGTGACCGCCGACCTGCGCCCGCTCGATGATGCGCTGCCGTGGCTGGTCGCCGACCCGCGCGGCGTCACCCAGATCGTGCACGACCACGGCTGGCTGCGCATCCTCGATGTGCCTGCCGCCCTCACGGGGCGCCGGTACTCGTCTCCGCTCGACGTCGTGATCCGGGTGGACGACCCGCTGGGCTTCTCCGAGGGGGAGTGGCGCATGCGGGTGGACGGCGCGGGGCGTGCCGAGGTCGAGTCGGCCTCGGGCGAGGAGGCGGACGTCACGCTCTCGGTGTCGGCGCTGTCGTCGTTGTACGCGGGCAGCGTGCGCGCGGCCTCGCTGGCGGGTGCCGGCCGCATCAGCGGCTCCCCGGAGGCCGTGGGGGCGCTCGACCGGGCCCTGGCCGCATTCCCCGCCCCGTCGCTCGACATCTGGTACTGACCTCGAATCGAATAACTAGAAACCTCTTTACTGGAAAGAGCCTTTACTATAACCTCGCCTCAGAGCGGATGCCTGTCCGCTCTGCTCGACTTCCGCAACGAAGCTCTTGAGACGAGGTTTCCATGCACGTCAACCGCTGGAGGAAGACCCTTCCTCTCGTCGCCGGTGCCGCCGCCCTCGCGCTGGCACTGGCCGGCTGCACGCCCGGTGGCAGCGCATCCGGCACAGATCGCCCGCTGCGCATGTGGTCAGGGTCGATGACGCCGATCACCAACAACTTCAACCCGTTCGCGGTGGACACCGCGACACACATGACGTTCGGCGCGATCTACGAGCCGCTGTTCTTCTTCAACCAGCTGTCCGCCGACCCGCCGGTCGGGATGCTCGGCGACACGTACGAGTTCAGTGACGACGGCACCGTCCTCACCATCACGATCAAGCCCGACCTGAAGTGGAGCGACGGCGAGGACCTCACCGCCGAGGATGTCGCGTTCAGCCTGGGCTACGGATCGAACCTCGACCCCGACATGGTGTCCGCCGAGGCCACGGACGACACCACGGTCGTCGTGACGTACTCCTCCGCGAAGTTCACCGCGACCCCGCTCATCCTCGGCTCGACCTGGATCATCCCGAAGCACATCTGGTCGGACATCGACGACTACATGACCGAGACGAACCCCGAGCCGGTCGGGTCCGGCCCCTACATGCTCAAGTCGTTCACCGACGCCGCCTACACGCTCGAGGCGAACCCGCTCTTCCGCGACGGCCCGCCCGAGATCACCGAGGTGCAGGACATCGGCATCGACTCCAACCAGTCCTCTGAGGATCTGCTCAAGACCGGCAAGCTCGACTGGGTCGGCCAGTTCATCGCCAACCCGGACGGTGTGACCTCCAACGGCCGCATCAGCACGATGAATCAGCAGCAGGACCCGACCGTGATCGTCACCTGCGCCGACGCGTCGATGGGCTGCGCGGGTGCCCAGACCGACCCGGCCGTGCGCCAGGCGCTCAACCTCGCGATCGACCGAGCGGCCATCAGCAGCAAGGCGTTCGCCGGGCTGTCCGGCGAGGCGTCGCCCAGCTTCGCCCTGCTGCCGCGCGACGAGAAGTGGCTGAGCGATCCGTCCCTGGCGGTCAGCCCCCAGGAGCCCGACGCGGCGACCGCCGAGGGCATCCTGGAAGGCGCCGGCTACACCAAGGGCTCCGACGGCTTCTACGGCAAGGACGGCACCGCGATCGAGCTCGACCTGTTCTCGCCCGACGGCTGGACCGACTACAACGACGCCGCCAAGCTCATCAGCGCACAGGCCGCGGAGGCCGGCATCCGCGTGAACGCGCGCACGGTGTCGGAGGCCGAGTACTGGACGCCGATCTCGACCGGCGACTTCCAGCTCGCCCTCTACGGCATCACGCAGTCGCTGGTCGCCGACCCGTACTCCAACTACGACCAGTACTTCACCACGGCCGCCAGCGCCAAGGTCGGCGAGGAGCCCACCAAGGGACAGAACTACGCCCGCTACACCAACCCCGTCGTCGACGCCGCGGTGAAGCAGGCCGGCGCGACGCAGGACGAGGCGATCAAGAAGGAGGCGTACGCCGCGGTGCAGGCCGAGATCGCGCGTGACCTGCCCTACATCCCGGTCGTGCTGAACGCCTCGCAGTCGTTCTTCAACACGGCCGACTTCACGGGCTGGCCGACTGAGGACGACATGTACGCGGCACCACTGCCGTACCTGTCGACGGCCTCCGCGGTCATCCTCACGCACCTGCGCCCGGCGAAGAAGTAAGGCACAGCACCCATGGCTCGATCCGACGAGAGGAGAGGCTCGTGAAGTTCTGGATGCGCCGCATCGCGTTCTACATCATCACGCTCTGGGCCGCGATCTCCCTCAACTTCCTGCTGCCGCGGCTGCTGCCCGGCGACCCCGCCGCAATCATGCTGGGCAAGCTCCGGCGCGCGAACGGTGGACGACCGCTGTCCGAGGAGACGATCGCGGCGATCACCTCCATCCTCGGCGCGGAGAAGGGATCGACGCTGTGGGATCAATACCTCGCCTACTGGGGTCGGCTGCTGCACGGTGATCTCGGGGTCTCGTCGACCCGATACCCGGCCCCGGTAGGCGAGCTCATCGCCGCGGCTCTGCCGTGGACGGTGACGCTCGTCGGAGCAGCCACCATCATCTCGTTCGTGCTCGGGATCCTCGCGGGCGCCTGGGTCGGATGGCTCCGCGGGACCTGGGTCGACCAGCTGGTGCCGGTGACCACGTTCCTGCAGTCCATCCCGTACTTCTGGCTCGCGCTGGTGCTCGTCGCGGTGTTCTCGGTGCAACTGGGGTTGTTGCCGATCATCGGCGGCTACGACGTGTTCGAGTTCCCGGCGGGTCCGGAGTGGACACCCGCGTTCTTCGCGAGTGCGTTCGTGCACGCCCTGTTGCCGGCGGCCACGATCGTGATCTCCTCGGTCGGCGGCTGGCTGCTCGGGATGCGGAACATGATGGTGCAGACGATGTCGGAGGACTACGTGCTCACGGCGGAGGCGAAGGGGCTGCGGCCCTCCCGGATCCGCCGGGCCTATGCGGCCCGCAACGCGTCGATCCCGAGCCTCGCCGGCTTCGGCATCGCGCTGGGCTTCGTCGTTGCAGGCTCGATCGTGACGGAGCAGGTGTTCAGCTACCCCGGACTCGGCAAGCTCATGATCCAGTCCGTCCAGGGACTCGACTACGCCCTGATGCAGGGGGTGTTCCTCGTCATCACGCTGACCGTGCTGGCGGCCAACTTCCTGATCGACCTCCTGTACGGCTTCATCGACCCGAGGGTGCGCCGCGATGGCTGATCTGATCGTCTCCCCGTCCGAGTCCACGCACGCCGTGGCCGTCGCCCGGTCGGCGCGCCTGCGCCGCGGACTCCCGCGCCTGTCGGGCAAGCTCCTCGTCGGGATGATCGTGCTCGCCGCGATCGTGCTGTTCGGGCTGATCGGCCCGCTCCTGCTCGGCGATCCGCGTGACGCGAGCTTCGAGCCGCTGCTGCCGCCGAGCCCCGAGCACCCGTTCGGCACCACCAAGCTGGGCTTCGACGTGCTCGCGCAGGTCGCGACCGGCACGCAGGGCTCGCTCTTCGTCGGTGCGGTCGCGGGCGTCGTGGCGCTGTTCCTCGCGTTGGTGTTCGGCGTGCTCGCCGGCTATTTCGGCGGAGCGCTCGACGAGACCCTGATGCTCGCGACCAACATCATGCTCGTGATCCCCGGGCTCCCGCTCGTCATGGTGATCGCCGCCTACGTGCAGCACACGGAGGGCCTGGGCGACCTGGCCCGCAGCTCTCTGCTGGTGGCGCTGGTGCTCGGGATCACCGGCTGGGCGGGGTCGGCGGTGGTGCTCCGCGGGACGGCGCGGTCGCTGCGCACGAGGGACTACGTCGCCGCGGCGGTCGTCGCGGGCGAGCGACCGCTGCGGGTGATCTTCGTCGAGATCCTCCCGAACCTGGTGCCGCTGCTCGCCGCGCAGCTGATCTTCGGGGTGATCTTCGCGGTGCTCGGCGAAGCGGGGCTGTCGTACCTCGGCCTCGGACCGACCGGGTCGATCACCCTGGGCACGGTGCTCAACGACGCCCAGACCGGTCAGGCGGTGGGAAGCGGCGCCTGGTGGTGGTTCGTGCCGCCCGGCCTGATCATCGCGCTGATAGGCACGGCCCTGTCGCTGATCAACTTCGCGATCGACGAGATCGTGAACCCGAAGCTGCGCCTCGCGCCGGTGGCCGCGCGCCGCCAGCGCCGAGCACGTCGCGCCGGTCGTGGCGTCGGCGGGGAAGGAGCGGTCGCATGAGCGACGCGGTGCTGTCGGCGAGGAACGTGTCGATCGAGTACGAGGTGGATCCGCCGGTCAAGGCTGTCCGCGACGTGTCGTTGACGCTGAACCGTGGCGAGATCCTGGGGTTGGCGGGGGAGTCGGGGTGTGGGAAGACGACGCTCGCGTATGGCATGAACCGGTTGTTGAAGGCTCCGGCGTTGATGACCCAGGGCGAGATCGTGTTCCATGACCGGGATGGTCACGACATCGATGTGGTGGGCCTGGATGGGGAGGGGTTGCGGGCGTTCCGGTGGGACAAGATCTCGATGGTGTTCCAGGGGGCGATGAACTCGCTCAACCCGGTGATCAGTGTGCGGGCGCAGATCTTCGACATCTTCGACACGCACCGTCCGGGGATGAGCAAGAGGGCCAAGCAGGAGCGGGCGGAGGAGTTGCTGACGCTGGTGGGGGTGGATCCGAACCGGTTGACGAGTTTCCCGCATGAGCTGTCGGGCGGGATGCGGCAGCGGATGATGATCGCGATGGCGTTGGCGCTCGATCCGCAGGTGATGATCATGGATGAGCCGACCACGGCGTTGGATGTGGTGGTGCAGCGGGGCATCATCCGGGAGATCATGCGGTTGCGGGAGAGGTTGGGGTTCGCGGTGATCTTCATCACGCATGACCTGCCGATGCTGATCGAGATCAGCGACCGGATCGCGGTGATGCTGCAGGGGCGGATCGTGGAGCAGGGCACGGCGGAGGAGATCTACCGGACCCCGCAGCACGAGTACACGAAACGGCTGCTGTCGAGTTTCCCGTCGTTGACCGGGGAGCGGGGCGATTTCGTCCGCACGGGTATGAGCCAGGAGGTGGGGCGATGAGCGCGAACGATGCGGGCCGGGCCGGGACGCTGGAGGCGCGGAATCTGGTGAAGGACTTCACCCTGCGCTCCGGATTCCGCACGAGTGTGTTGCATGCGGTGAAGGACGTGTCGTTCACGATCGAGGCCGGGAAGACGGTCGCGCTGGTGGGGGAGTCGGGGTCGGGGAAGTCGACCATCGCGCGGATGCTGATGAAGCTGGAGACGCCCACCTCCGGGTCCATCCTCCTCGACGGTGTCGAGTCCGGCACCCGGGGTCGGGGGTTGGAGGCGTACCGGTCGGATGTGCAGATGGTGTTCCAGGACCCGTTCGCGTCGTTGAACCCGTTCCACACGATCGTGCATCACCTGGAGCGTCCGATCCGCCTGCACCACCCGAAGCTGTCCGGGACGGCGGTACGGGCGCGGGCGATCGAGCTGCTCGAACGGGTCCGGCTGACCCCGGGGGAGAGCTTCGCCGAGCGCCGCCCGCACGAGCTGTCCGGCGGGCAGCGGCAGCGCGTCGCGATCGCCCGGGCGCTGGCCCCAGGGGCACGGTTCATCGTCGCCGACGAGCCGGTGAGCATGTTGGACGTGTCGATCCGGCTCGGGGTCCTGAACCTGCTGGCCGAGCTGCAGCGGGAAGAGAACCTGGGCGTGCTGTACATCACCCACGACCTCGCCACAGCCCGCCACTTCTCCGATGAGATCATGGTGCTCTACAAGGGCGACGTCGTCGAACGCGGACCCGCCGACCAGGTCATCCTCCACCCGCAGCACGAGTACACCAAGACCCTCCTCGGCGCCGCCCCCGAACCCGAGAACCTCGGCCGCCTTCGCGACCACGTCCGCGCTGAACTCGGCATCGCCTGAGTCGGTCGCGGGGAAGGAACACACACCATGGCACAGATCGACCCAGGCACCTCGGCATGGCTGCGCACCAGGAACGATCGCGAAGCGCTGCGACTCATCCTCGAGCACGGCCCGCTGACCCGCACGCGACTCGGCGAGCTGTCCGGGATGTCGAAGCCGACCGCCACGCAGATGATCGCGCGACTCGAGCGCGCCGACCTCGTGCTGCCGGTGGGGGAGGTCGCGGGCAGTCGCGGCCCGAGCGCGGTGAGCTGGGGCGTGCGGACCGACCGGGTGGCGGGGGTCGCGGTGAGCATGCTCGACGGCAGCATCCAGGCGACGCTCGTCGACGCCACCGGCCAGGAGCATCCGGTGGTCGACCTTCCGGTGATCGGCGAGGAACGCTCGCCCGAGCAGGACATCGCGCGCGCCGTCGATGCCGCATGCGCCGCCGCCGGAGCCGACCGCGACACGATCGAGGCCGTGACGATCGGCGTGCAGGCCGCGGTGGGTCAGGGGCAGGACACCCTGTCGCTCACGGACTCGCTGCCGGGGTGGCCCGCGACGGGCGCCAGAGCCCGGATCGAGGCCGCGCTCGGTGTCGCGGTGACGCTGGAGAACGACGTCAACCTCGCCACGATGGCCGAGCGTGCGGTCGGCGTGGCCCAGGACGTCGACAGCTTCGCGTTCCTCTGGGCGGGTGTGGGCCTCGGTGTCGGCGTCGACCTGGGCGGCACCATCCACCGCGGCGCGCACGGCAGTGCCGGGGAGATCGGCTACCTGACCGTGGCCGCCGGCACCGGTCAGCCCGGAGCCGTGACCACGGATCTGCTCGGCTCGCAGGTGATCCTCGACCTCCTGCCCCCCGACGACGACGGCCTCGCCGCACTCGCGCTGCACGAGGAGGTGCTGCGGATGGTCGCCGACCGCATCGCGCTGACCATCGAGCCCGTGCTGGTCGTGCTCGACCCCGCCCTGATCGTGCTCGGCGGGCCGACCAACCTCGCGGGAGGACAGCGGCTCGCCGAGCTCGTGGCCGAGCGTGCCGCGGGAGAGGAACGGCCGACCCCGGAGGTGCGCCTGAGCGGAACGGGCGACAGCGCCGTGCTCCTCGGTGCCCGCCGGCTCCTGGTCGAGCAGATCCGCACGATCCTCGAAGACCGCATCCCCACCGACTGACGCCCACCGGGCACCCGCCCGAACAAGGAGGACAGATGAAACTCGCCATCGTCGGCGGAGGATCGACCTATACGCCGGAGCTGATCGACGGGTTCGTCCGGCTGCAGCGTGAACTGCCGATCGAGGAGCTCGTGCTCGTCGACACGGATCCCGACCGCCTGAGGCTCGTGGGCGGCATCTCCCGCCGCATGATGGCGCGGGGAGGGCATCCCGCGCGACTGCTCACGACCACCGACCTCGCGGCGGGTGTGAGCGACGCCGACGCCGTGCTCATCCAGCTCCGCGTGGGCGGCCAGGACGCCCGCGAGCAGGACGAGAGCTGGCCGCACGACGTCGACTGCATCGGGCAGGAGACCACGGGCCCCGGCGGACTCGCGAAGGCGCTGCGCACGGTCCCGGTGGTGCTGCGCATCGCCGACGTCGTGCGTCGCCACGCCAAGCCCGAGGCGTGGATCGTGGACTTCACCAACCCGGTCGGCATCGTCACCCGCGCCCTGCTGGAGGACGGGCACCGCGCCGTCGGACTGTGCAACGTGGCGATCGGCTTCCAGCGGCGTTTCGCCGAGGAGGCCGGAGTCGCGCCCGACCGCGTCGCCCTCGCCCACGTGGGGCTCAACCACCTCACCTGGGAGCGCGGCGTGTACATCGACGGCGTCGACCAGCTCCCCGCGGCCCTCGCGACGCGGGGGCGAGAACTGGCCGACACGGTCGAGCTCCCGCCCGCCCTGCTCGCGCAGCTCGGCGTGCTGCCCTCGTACTACCTGCGGTACTACTACGCGCACGACGAGGTGCTGCACGAACAGCGTCACCACGCGACCCGCGCGGTCGAGGTGCGCGCGATCGAGCACGAGCTGCTGGCGCTCTACGCCGACCCCTCCGTCGACACCAAGCCCGAGATCCTCGAGCGGCGCGGCGGGGCGTTCTACTCCGAGGCGGCCATCGAGCTGCTGATCGCGATCCGCGGGGGCGCCGAGGTGCCGCGCGTGGTGAACCTCCGCAACGACGGGGTACTGCCGTTCCTCCCCGACGACCACGTGATCGAGGTGCCCGCCCGGTATCGCGACGGTCGCTTCCTCGCCGAGCCCGTGGCGGCACTGCCCGACGACATCCGCGGACTGATCTCCGCGGTCGCAGGCTACGAGCGGCTCGCGCTCGACGCGGCGACCGCCGGCGGGCGTGACCGCGTGCTGCGGGCGATGCGTGCGCACCCGCTCGTCCTGCAGCACGAGCGCGCCGAGAAGCTGACCGATCTGCTGCTCGCCGCCAACGCGCGATACCTGGAGTGGGCGTGACCCGCCGCGACCGGAACCGGCTCGTCCTCGCGGCGGACGGCGGCGGCTCCAAGACCGACGTGGTGCTGCTCAACACCGCGGGAGAGGTGCTCGCGTGGGAGCGCGGGACCGGGTCGAGCCCGCAGATCGACGGACTCGCCCCGTCGGTCCGCGTGATCGACGGGCTCGTGCGGCGCGCCCTCGGCGACCGCGACCCGCGTGACCTCGACGTCGTGGGGCTGTACCTGTCCGGACTAGACCTCGCGGAGGAGATCGCGGCGTTCCGTGCGGCCATCGCGCCGCTGCCCTGGTCGCCGGGCGCGATCGTGGAGAACGACCTGCACGCACTCCTGCGCGCCGGAACCGACGCGCAGGACGCCGTCGCCGTGATCTGCGGCACGGGCATGAACGCCATCGGGGTGCGGGCGGATGGGGCGCAGGTGCGCTTCCCCGCGTTGGGCCCGCTCTCGGGCGACTGGGGCGGGGGCGCCGAACTGGGCGACGCGGTCGTATGGCACGCCGCACGGGCTGAGGACGGCCGGGGACCGCACACCCTGCTGGTCGAGCGGCTTCTCGCCGCGGTCGACGCCTCCTCGGTCGCCGCGCTCATCGAGGACGTGCACCTCGGACGACGGCCGGCTCAGGCCTTCGCGGCTCTCGCACCGCTGCTGTTCGAGGCGGCGGCCGCGGGGGACGAGGTCGCACGGCAGGTGGTGCGGCGTCAGGCGGACGAGGTCGTGGCGTTCGTGCGCGCCTGCGTCGACCGGCTCGGGCTGCGCGCGGTCGAGCTGCCGGTGCTGTTCGGCGGCGGAGTCGCACGAGGCCGAGACCCGCTGCTGCTCGCGAGCATCCACGCGGGGCTTGCGCAGCACGCGCCCTCAGCGCGGCTGGAGATCGTGGACGCGCCGCCTGTGCTGGGGGCGGCGCTCCTCGTGCTCGACGCCGCGGGGGCGGAGGCGACCGCGAAGGTACGCGCCCGCGACCACCTCAGCTCGGATCTTCGGCACGCGGCCGAACCCGTCGTGGCGCGCTGAGACCGCCCTCGCCGCAACGGGAACGGGCGCCGCGACCGAGTGGTCGCGGCGCCCGTTGCGGTCGAACGATCAGCCGAGGGTGACGGCCGAGCGCAGCAGCGTCGCCTGCTCCGCGGCGTGCACCTTCGACGATCCGGTCGCGGGCGAAGCGGACGCCGGGCGCGAGATCGGACGGAACGTGCGGTCGCCGGGGACATCCGCGAATGCGAGCGCGAGGAACGGCCAGGCGCCCTGGTTCTCCGGCTCCTCCTGCACCCACACGAGCTCGGCGTTCGGGTAGGAGTCGGTGATGGCCTTGAGCTCGTCGATCGGCGTCGGGTACAGCTGCTCCAGGCGCACCAGGGCCACCTCGGGGTTCGGGTTCTTCTCCAGCTCGGCGCGCAGATCCCAGTGCACCTTGCCCGAGTGCACGAGCACGCGCTTGACGGCGGAACGGTCGAGACCGCGGTCGTCGTCGATGACCGGCTCGAAACGGCCCTGCGTGAAGGCCTCGACCGGGCTCGTCGCACCGCGCAGGCGCAGCATCGCCTTCGGGGTGAACACGATCAAAGGCTTGCGCGGCCGGGCGTAGGCCTGGCGGCGCAGCAGGTGGAAGTGCGAGGCGGGGGTCGACGGACGCGCGACGATCATGTTCTCCTGAGCGCACAGCTGCAGGAACCGCTCGATGCGGGCGGAGGAGTGATCCGGTCCCTGGCCCTCGTAGCCGTGGGGGAGCAGGAGCGTGACGCTGGACTGCTGACCCCACTTCTGCTCGGCGGCGGAGATGTACTCGTCGATGACCGACTGGGCGCCGTTGACGAAGTCGCCGAACTGCGCCTCCCACAGCACGAGCGCTTCGGGCGCCTCGACCGAGTAGCCGTACTCGAACCCGAGCGCGGCGTACTCGCTGAGCAGCGAGTCGTAGACGAAGAAGCGGCCCTGCGCGTCGGACAGGTTCGACAGCGGCAGCCACTCCTGGCCGTTCGCCCGGTCGTGCAGTGCGGCGTGGCGCTGGACGAACGTGCCGCGGCGCGAGTCCTGTCCGGCGAGCCGCACCGGGGTGCCCTCGACCAGCAGCGACCCGAAGGCGAGGAGCTCGCCGAAGCCCCAGTCGATGTTGCCGTTGCGGCTCATGTCGAGGCGCTTCTCCAGCAGCTGCTGGATCTTCGGGTGCACCGTGAAGCCCTCGGGCTTGTTCACGAACGCGTCACCGATTAGCTGGATGACCTCGGCGGGGACGCCGGTGACCTCGGGCGCGCCCACCTGGTCCTCGACCGGCGGGAGCTCGGGCGCGATCGGCGTGGCACCCGTCTCGGCGGCGTGCGTCTCGGCGAAAGCGATCTCCAGGCGGTTCTGGAAGTCGGCCTTGGCCTCGTCGTACTCCTCCTCGGTGATGTCACCGCGACCGACCAGCGACTCCGTGTACAGGCGGCGCACCGACCGCTTGGCCTGGATGAGGTCGGTCATGAGCGGCTGCGTCATCGACGGGTCGTCGCCCTCGTTGTGACCGCGACGGCGGTAGCAGACCAGGTCGATCACGACGTCGCGGTGGAAGCGCTCGCGGTACTCGAACGCCAGCTGCGCGACGTGGATGACGGCCTCGGGGTCGTCGCCGTTCACGTGGAAGATGGGCGCCTGGATCGTCTTGGCCACGTCGGTCGCGTACACCGAGGTGCGGGCGTCGCTCGGGGTGGTCGTGAAGCCCACCTGGTTGTTGACCACGACGTGGATGGTGCCGCCCGTGCGGTAGCCGCGCAGCTGCGACATCTGCAGGGTCTCCACGACGACGCCCTGACCGGCGAAGGCCGCGTCGCCGTGCACGAGGATGGGCAGCCAGGCGAACGTGCCGATCGGCTTACGGTCCTGCTTGGCGCGGACGATGCCCTCCAGCACGCCGTCGACGGTCTCGAGGTGCGAGGGGTTGGCGGCGAGGTACACCGGGAGCGAGGAGCCGTCGTCGGCGACGAACGTGCCCTCCGTGCCGAGGTGGTACTTCACGTCGCCGGAGCCGCGCTGGTTGCCGGGCATCTGCGTGCCCTCGAACTCCCGGAACACCTGGCCGTAGGTCTTGCCGGCGATGTTGGTCAGCACGTTGAGGCGGCCGCGGTGGGCCATGCCGATCGCCGCGCCCTCGAGGCCCGCGGTCGCCGCGCCCTGGAGGATCTCGTCGAGCAGCGGGATGAGCGACTCGCCGCCCTCCAGCGAGAACCGCTTCTGGCCGACGAACTTCGTCTGCAGGAAGGTCTCGAACGCCTCGGCCTCGTTCAGCTTGCGGAGCACCCGCAGCTGCTCGTCGTGGCCGGGCTTCTGGTACTTGACCTCGACCTTCTCCTGGAACCAGCGGCGCTGCTCCGGGTCCTGGATGTGCATGTACTCGATGCCGAGTGTGCGGCAGTACGAGTCGCGCAGCACGCCGAGGATGTCGCGCAGCTTCGCCACGCGGCGCCCGCCGAAGCCGCCCGTGACGAACTCGCGGTCGAGGTCCCAGAAGGTCAGCCCGTGGCTCTCGATCTCCAGGTCGGGGTGCGAGCGCTGCACGTACTCGAGCGGGTCGATGTCGGCCATCAGGTGGCCGCGCACGCGGAAGGAGTTGATCAGCTCCTGCACGCGGGACTGCTTGTCGACGCGCTCGGCCAGGTCGACCGCGATGTCGGGGTTCCAGCGGATCGGCGCGTACGGGATGCGCAGCGCGGCGAAGATGTCGTCGTAGAACCCGCGCTGCCCGATCAGCAGCTCGTGCACCTTCTTCAGGAACTCGCCGGACCCTGCGCCCTGGATGACACGGTGGTCGTAGGTGCTGGTGAGCGTGATGGTCTTGCCGATCGCGAGCTCGTTGAGCGTCTTCTCGCTCGCGCCCTGGAACTCGGCCGGGTACTCGAGGGCGCCGGCGCCGATGATGCAGCCCTGGCCCTTCATGAGACGCGGCACCGAGTGCACCGTGCCGATGCCGCCCGGGTTGGTGAGCGACACCGTGGTGCCCTGGAAGTCGGTGGCGGTGAGCTTGTTGCCGCGGGCGCGGGTGACCAGGTCCTCGTACGCGGCGAGGTACTCGGTGAAGGTCATGGTGTCGGCGCGCTTGATGCTCGGCACCATGAGGGCGCGCGTGCCGTCGGGCTTGGGCAGGTCGATCGCGATGCCGAGGTTGACGTGCGCGGGGGCGACGACGGAGGGCTTGCCGTCGACCTCGGCGTAGAACACGTTCTGGCTGCGGAACTCGTCGAGCGTGCGGATGAGCGCCCAGCCGATGAGGTGCGTGAAGCTGACCTTGCCGCCGCGCGTGCGGGCCATGT of the Microbacterium sufflavum genome contains:
- a CDS encoding zf-HC2 domain-containing protein; translation: MSDCGCDKARQDLEEYLRNEVCKTEHAEIREHLENCPSCRDEALVATTLTEVVARACKETAPEELRDQVFARLREVQAAQH
- a CDS encoding GNAT family N-acetyltransferase codes for the protein MALIDARGIPADQTSVDRLAGEGLDYRVLDLDDAAAVEAFQRALARGFLGAEPTAETLADGLPTVRGRRNIGVYERDVATAPHPVATIDSWVTPMTVPGGEIGLWAISGVTVSGTHRRRGIARALLEGELRAAADAGVAVAGLTASEATIYGRYGFGSAVPVARFTVDTRRAGWDGPAPQGRIEYLDREQLAQELGVVHERSRGARSGQVPGWRARWTGLAGLQSSDTDRDRVRGVRHVDADGVVRGVMAYAVSEKGESFRFALHVRLLVAETPESIAMLWRFALQHDLVDEVTADLRPLDDALPWLVADPRGVTQIVHDHGWLRILDVPAALTGRRYSSPLDVVIRVDDPLGFSEGEWRMRVDGAGRAEVESASGEEADVTLSVSALSSLYAGSVRAASLAGAGRISGSPEAVGALDRALAAFPAPSLDIWY
- a CDS encoding ABC transporter substrate-binding protein: MHVNRWRKTLPLVAGAAALALALAGCTPGGSASGTDRPLRMWSGSMTPITNNFNPFAVDTATHMTFGAIYEPLFFFNQLSADPPVGMLGDTYEFSDDGTVLTITIKPDLKWSDGEDLTAEDVAFSLGYGSNLDPDMVSAEATDDTTVVVTYSSAKFTATPLILGSTWIIPKHIWSDIDDYMTETNPEPVGSGPYMLKSFTDAAYTLEANPLFRDGPPEITEVQDIGIDSNQSSEDLLKTGKLDWVGQFIANPDGVTSNGRISTMNQQQDPTVIVTCADASMGCAGAQTDPAVRQALNLAIDRAAISSKAFAGLSGEASPSFALLPRDEKWLSDPSLAVSPQEPDAATAEGILEGAGYTKGSDGFYGKDGTAIELDLFSPDGWTDYNDAAKLISAQAAEAGIRVNARTVSEAEYWTPISTGDFQLALYGITQSLVADPYSNYDQYFTTAASAKVGEEPTKGQNYARYTNPVVDAAVKQAGATQDEAIKKEAYAAVQAEIARDLPYIPVVLNASQSFFNTADFTGWPTEDDMYAAPLPYLSTASAVILTHLRPAKK
- a CDS encoding ABC transporter permease, with amino-acid sequence MKFWMRRIAFYIITLWAAISLNFLLPRLLPGDPAAIMLGKLRRANGGRPLSEETIAAITSILGAEKGSTLWDQYLAYWGRLLHGDLGVSSTRYPAPVGELIAAALPWTVTLVGAATIISFVLGILAGAWVGWLRGTWVDQLVPVTTFLQSIPYFWLALVLVAVFSVQLGLLPIIGGYDVFEFPAGPEWTPAFFASAFVHALLPAATIVISSVGGWLLGMRNMMVQTMSEDYVLTAEAKGLRPSRIRRAYAARNASIPSLAGFGIALGFVVAGSIVTEQVFSYPGLGKLMIQSVQGLDYALMQGVFLVITLTVLAANFLIDLLYGFIDPRVRRDG
- a CDS encoding ABC transporter permease: MADLIVSPSESTHAVAVARSARLRRGLPRLSGKLLVGMIVLAAIVLFGLIGPLLLGDPRDASFEPLLPPSPEHPFGTTKLGFDVLAQVATGTQGSLFVGAVAGVVALFLALVFGVLAGYFGGALDETLMLATNIMLVIPGLPLVMVIAAYVQHTEGLGDLARSSLLVALVLGITGWAGSAVVLRGTARSLRTRDYVAAAVVAGERPLRVIFVEILPNLVPLLAAQLIFGVIFAVLGEAGLSYLGLGPTGSITLGTVLNDAQTGQAVGSGAWWWFVPPGLIIALIGTALSLINFAIDEIVNPKLRLAPVAARRQRRARRAGRGVGGEGAVA
- a CDS encoding ABC transporter ATP-binding protein, with amino-acid sequence MSDAVLSARNVSIEYEVDPPVKAVRDVSLTLNRGEILGLAGESGCGKTTLAYGMNRLLKAPALMTQGEIVFHDRDGHDIDVVGLDGEGLRAFRWDKISMVFQGAMNSLNPVISVRAQIFDIFDTHRPGMSKRAKQERAEELLTLVGVDPNRLTSFPHELSGGMRQRMMIAMALALDPQVMIMDEPTTALDVVVQRGIIREIMRLRERLGFAVIFITHDLPMLIEISDRIAVMLQGRIVEQGTAEEIYRTPQHEYTKRLLSSFPSLTGERGDFVRTGMSQEVGR